The genomic stretch TGGTTAGAATTGTGTTGGAAGTTACTTGTGCTGTTGAATATGATATATACATGGAATTAAACGGTAGTTGTGGAACAGATTGAGGCCTTGGCTGAAGAAATGCAACCTTTACTCTCTGAGGTTCGTGAAAGTGATCTGCTGAAGGATGTGGAGACTATAGCTAAAGGCCTGGCTGATGCGTCTGGTGACCTAAGGTACCACTGGAAAGCCCTTCTATTCAGTAGCATATAATCTTTATACATGAAGCATCTTGCTTTTGCTCCCTTTTGTGGAATACTTACATATGCAGTGACTAGTGAGGCTTGCCAGTAACCAGGGATGAACTGGCAATAATTTGATGATTTCAGTTTATTTTTATGCACAGCAGAACAAGTCCTAGTGTGCTGTAATAAGTGCATTATAATGATAGGTTAATCACAGAATCTAGTTCCCGGTTAGCGAGTAATGTTTTTCTAGACCCTTTTAAACTTTTTCCTTGTGCTGGCTTGCAGAAAGCTGAAGTCGTCCATGCTTACTCCAGAGAACACAGATCTTATTAAGCAGTCTATTTTCACCCTTATATTTACCCTGAAGAACATTGAGGTCTGTCCTTATTACTTTACCCTGCATCTTGCAGTATCTGTTTCTGGAACTGAACGACATGGCCTTACCTTTATTCGTTAAATTTAAATTTAATTCAGAGTATCAGCTCGGACATCTCTGGGTTCACTGGCGATGAGACGACAAGGCGGAACATCAAGCTTCTGATCAAGTCTCTCAGCAGGCTATTGTGATTGGTTTTTCAGTGCGCAGGAAAAAAGAAATGATGgattgctttgctttgctttgcttgaGACGGGGAGTTGATGCTTTGCTGGTACTGGTAGAGTAGGGTGGCAGGAGTAGCTAATTAATGTTCCACAAGATTTTGATAATTCTGGTTCCAAGTTTTTAAAAAATCTTGAACAATCTAAAAACTCGATCTCGGTCAATCACGAAAAGAGCAGGCATGAGGAGAGAGATGGATCTCCctccttgttgagctgttgtaagtcatcatcatcataaataGTAGGCCCATTTTTTCGGTTGTACATCAGCTGTTGGAAATGTGCAACCAAGTTaagaaatatatatttttctgtTGTTTTGGTTGTTGCAAACGGTTGAAGCTTATGACGaggccggggggggggggggggggggggggatggtGTAGTCTATAGTACTCAAGCTCACAATGGCTTTGCTTTGGCGACTGGGATGGAAATCTGGAAAGACACGCCGGAGAATGCAGATGTTGGGAAAGGCGCCGAAGTAGCctggaatgaatgaatgaagtgGTCGTCTAGATCAGGGTCATGCCAATGCATGACAAACAAGATCCGCACATTAGTTGTCCGGCCTGGTCAACTCAACTTTACCACTCGTTCAAATTGTATAACCGAAACGTACGCACCACCACTGCAAATGCAAGACACACACTGCatatgcatgtatatatatatataggaaggaggaggaggaggaggaggaggaggaggaggaggaggaggaggactgatCACCATAACAGCCTTCCCAGGACCGAGTTAAATCCAAATCCAAGCTAAGACTAACATAATATAATGCCTCACGGCGGCTTCTCCGGCAGCCTGACGTCACCGAAATTCGACTTTGCCGTGGACATGGGCCATCCTTTCCTCAACCGCACCGTCGACGGCTTCATCAGGATCGGCGCCGTATATATGTTacatctttttcttttattacttCAGTCAATCAATCAATTGCATGCATTATATACCCGTCATCTAGACTATATTCTTCCATGCCATGTCGTCATGCATGCGTATGCGTATACAATACAGGTTGGCGGTTGCAAGGTCGCCGCCGAGGAAACCTTCGAGTGCCTGCAAAGAGGTTAGATGGCTTatgctcatctcctgctccCACCCATCATTTCATTtgtgcaagtgttgcaattaaACTCGATCGAGAGGCTCCCTGCTTGTCCGTCAAATAAAGGACTTAATTGATTCTATATCATGCATGCAGGGGACGTTTCCAAGCACAAAGTCGAGCACGCGGTTAGACCATGCATTTCATTCCATCCTGCCTCTTGTCTTCTGCGTTCCAACAACGCAAACACAAATACTACGGACGACGGATCTCATCATGATCGAGTACGCTCGACGATCATAATTAATTACCTCTATAATCTCTGTGCATGCAGCTGAAGAAAATGTGCAAGGAAGGCGCCTACTGGGGTATGTTCACTGTAGTTGTAGCACATCATTTTAATTAATAATGCATGCATCCCTCCCAGCTTATAATtaaccaaaaaagaaaaaaaaattatggcATGGCCGGATGACCTAAtaacacacatgtata from Sorghum bicolor cultivar BTx623 chromosome 3, Sorghum_bicolor_NCBIv3, whole genome shotgun sequence encodes the following:
- the LOC8078060 gene encoding outer envelope pore protein 16, chloroplastic, with the translated sequence MPHGGFSGSLTSPKFDFAVDMGHPFLNRTVDGFIRIGAVGGCKVAAEETFECLQRGDVSKHKVEHALKKMCKEGAYWGTVAGVYVGVEYGIQKIRGHRDWKNAMVGGALTGALVSAVNNHHRHNVVKNAITGGAIATAAEFLTHLTSS